A region of the Mycteria americana isolate JAX WOST 10 ecotype Jacksonville Zoo and Gardens chromosome 24, USCA_MyAme_1.0, whole genome shotgun sequence genome:
GGTATCGGAAATCCATACGGCTTGTACACAGCcaccaatgcaaaaaaaaaaaaaccacaaccagtTTGACACAGTCACGTCCCCTTGAAGACTTGTTTCTCCATCACTTCAGAACTACTTTAAAAAGGCAACTTTCTTTCACCtcctaaaaatatctgaaatatttcaaaggctCCCATAACCAACAAGATCATTTTTAAGAGACACGGAGGGAACAAAGACGGGGGTTTACAACAGGAAGGAACTGCCAACTCTCTTTAATAGTACATcactctgtctagcagagaagtCAGCAAAGCTCAAACCTTGCCATATCAATCAAGAATTATACAGCATTTTACAACTttaaagcactgtacaaacattACTGCAAGGTTGCAGCTCTCAAGCTTTGCTAAACACACAAATTGGTCACACTTTACCAACCAGCTGCATGTTCGTTTCCTCTTTTGGTTTCTCACAGCTCTTCAAAGGATTCTTCAGTTTCAGCTTCAGATAATCCCTGCGAGGCCGGGTGCGAACACGGCATCTTCAGTCAACGTCTTGCACTTTGCACAAAAGCACTTTTTGACAGCGTAACTCTGGGAGAAGTCCTCTTGCAATCGCCAGCAAATCACACGGCAACCCAAGCATATTTTATCTTCACCAACACAGTTGGCATTTTCAGCGACATTCCAGTAATTTGGAGGTTACTGCCATAGCAAAAAGGTAACGTTTTTTTGAGGCAGATACAAAGTTCTAAACTACTCAGTGTTAAGTTAAATTCACTCACTGCATCCGAAACTTGGTGCCTAAcgtacatttaaaaatgcaacgCGAGCTGTGCCCTGCTCTTCCTAAGGTTCTGCCTTGCGACATACGGTTGTCAGCAACAGTTTATTTCCCTTCGTGTTCCCTTCGCCCCCAAACCTGAACACGTGGCATCCCCCGGTTGGACAGGGATGCCGTGGAGAAGGGGACAGCAGAAACCCTCAAAGCTCGCAGCCACTCAGAACGAAGCTTATCCAGGATCTCTAGAAAAATGTTCGTGCAATTTCTTGAATTGGTGTTTAGGATTtgtgaacaaggaaaaaacacagcTATAAATGCAACAATTTAAACTAACACAGTGTGAAGTCAGCTTCTTACGTTAAAGCAGACAAGACATCATTACTAAGCTACACCTTTCCTGTCCCCTTCAGGTGACGATGCTCATCTCCTTTTAGTCTCTGAACCTCCGAATCCACCCAGACGACTTACAGGTCTCCATTTCGGCTCTTATTGAAGAGTCAGTGAAGGGTTACAGGCAACAGGCACTGAACTGTCACAGTCCAAAAGAGATTGGTCTTCATCAGAGACCATGGAAGCTCACATTTTGATCAACTCCAAGTCCTGGACTCCATTCCAGACATGCCAATATCGCAGGAAAATACAACGTACCATTACTCGGAGCCGGCAGTTGAGACAGAGAACTAGATCTAGTTGCCGAGGTGCTCCCAGGCTTATCCGGCCAAGCGCTGCCTGCAGGGTGCCTACCCAACTCCATTCCATCAGCTCTTGCTTAAATACACTGTTGATCAAATACTCAGAATAGGATAAGAGTATCCTTTTATTCCAACGGAGAAGTTGCACATATCAGTCTGTTCAAGACCAAGAGACGGTTAGAATTTAAGAGCAACAAAAGCAACACACCTTTCACTTGAATTCTCCAGGACCACTGATGCATGAGACAATGTACGCTGCCAAATGACCGTGGCCTTTACAGAACAGGCCAAAAGAATACAACTGATATATCAAGTTGACAAAATGTTTGCTAAGATCAACATAACCCTAAATGAcacccatgatttttttttttttttttttttttttttagtgcagtgCCAGTTTCAGAATATTTGTGAAAAATAGCGAGGCCCCACACTTATGGATGGCCTGGGCACATCCAAAGAAGAGTTAACCACTTGTAATATGTCAACGGGTACATGAATCGGAAAGCCTATACCGCTGAAGGGTTCTGGAATAACCCACGTCTCCCACCCAGGCTCCCATAGCTAGATCTGGTTGATTAGGTAACAGATTCAACAAAACCTGTGAAAGTGACAGTGTATATTTTTAGAAAGGAGGAACTAAGGTTATACTATATCATTTACTGATCTGTTCCACCACTGCTCCGTAAGTTTTATGgcataaataaaaaatggagaggggaaaaaaaaaaaataaatacattggcTCCTATGAAGTCAGAAGTGGTTTGGGCTGCATAGTGGAGGGGTGAGAGATGGGGGCAAGGGGCAAAATTTACACACTTTGAGACAAAACAGGAAGCGCCTGCAAAGTAGTAGAGGAGAAAGCCAAGAGTTTAAGTGTCCTCATTCATATCCTGGCTGTCTGTCCGAGCGATTTTCCGTGGTGGCGCCGAATTCTCACCTTCTATTTCCACTTGCTCTTGATCTCTCTTCTTTGCTGCATTCTGTTGGGACAGAGAAAGCCACAGTGAAACTCTCCAAAGCCTTAGATTCTGGTGGGAGCTAGTGTCGGTAGAACAAATTCTTGTTTGTAGAAGTTTTTGGATGGAATATAGTGCTGTGATGACCCAACTGACACGCTGAAACAAACACTGAAGAGGATTTTGACCGAAGCCGAAAGGTACTCCTTCTAGATTGTTCTTCAAATTTGAGGGTGGGACTAAAACTCCAATCATTGATCTCAGCACCTTTTATTCATAGATCTCAAGTATTCCATAAACATGAGTAAGATCCTCTTTCCCACTGCTCTGAGTCAGTCCCTGAACTTATCAAAATCTCCCAAAGCCTTCTGTCACacacaaatactttctttccaGCTTCAAGGTTCCTTATAATTTTCTCTCTACGTTCTTCCGCAACCTTCTGCTCTGCCCATGATTACACTCACTGCTTCGACGTCTCCACTCCTAAGCCATCGCCTTGCTCCCAGTACTCCCAACCCAGGTATCCCAGCCTCCTAGTCTCAAACACTAGCTAGAGCACGCTAATTTGTGTGTTCCTCATACAAGAGCTCAGATTTTGTACCCAAGGTACTTACACAGCCTCATTAGTGCATTCACATTCTGTACAATCTCATCTGTCTTCTCCTAACAGTCCTGGGAAGCGAGAGCAGCTTTACCCTATCTGTAAAGTAGACGCTGAGGCACAGGGAGACCAATTTGCCAAGGTCACAAGGGAAAACTTTGTGTAAGTGGGAGACGAAACTGCAGTCTCCCAAGTTCTAGACTAAACACTGAGTTAACGTCCCTTAAATTGAAAGGGAAGTAGtagttgtggtttgggtttttttaagtgttgtgcAGAGACAGAGCCTCCTTACACTATCTGTTGCTGAAGAGCAGTTCGCACTTTCTTTTCATTAATCTTCAATATTTTGATTGTGATCAATATTCAGCTCAATTAGCCCGAGTCAGCAAATCAAGACAAAACGTTAATATTAAGAAAACACAACCATACCTTTTTGTCCCACTGCTGATGTAAATAACGCAAAAGtatatttgtcttttctgtaactatgactgccaaaaaaaagagagaaacatacTGAGGTCATTTTAAAGATGACTTTTAAAACGGTGCAACGATCACCACATTATTTCACGTACTAAGCATGgtcctttttaataaaaggacGGTATGCAGGACACCGATCACTTAATAAGGATagaggaaaagcacaaaaatcaaCAACTAGACATAGACTGCTAATCACTGTGGTGACAGTTCAATAATATCACCTGATCTGAAGTTTAAAATAAGGGAGATTATGTGTATGCCAGGTTTTTAATATTAGAACagaataaagttattaaaaaccTCAAACTTTAGCAGGGCAGACTTACTTTGTTCAGATGGATATTCTCTTGTGGGAAGATATACCGATGGTCTTCTATTCTGTAGAAGAATTAGAACAGTTACAGAACAAAGACAgcaaaaaggtgatttttaaccCAACCGCAGCTAAACCAACCAAAAGGCTCTCTTTAACGCCGGCTACAAATGCATTGTGATATTCTGCCCTGTTACCTGACACTGTGCAgctacagctttttaaaacacacatataAAGAAGAAGGtccatttttcatgtgtttttcagGGCATAAGACTATTACTAAAGCACGTATACATAAAGAAAGCACCACAGATGTGGTTTGGCTGATGTGATGACACATTCCTCACCAAAGCAGGCAGGAAGTTTTTCTTGCCAATCTCAACTCATGAACTATCAGCTGTGATCAtacgtgggggtttttttaagaaaaaaaaaatattcatttcaagtTTATTTCACTCTAGTATCCTTTGAGCCATGCAAGAAAACCTTTCCCCAAAGCACCAGGATGTGGAAATACTTACGGATGCTTTACATACAGAATCCGCATGGAATCTGCTGAAGTTGCTTTTGTTGTAGACCGGTAATCCTTTCAAAAAATCTGCCTAAAAAGACACAGAATACAAAcaaagaagcagctgaggaaTGAAAGAGCGATATTCTGGTTGCTGTTTGCTTTGTGCTGATCCTTGAAGGAGTCGCTCAGGTCTTTCAGATAAACAACTGCAGGAATTGAAGGATGCTGCCAGGTCCCAGCTAGCGAGATGGTTGTCGGATGCTGAACCCCACCCAAAACTGTTTTTGTAAAGTAAGCCAACCCCCAGCTTCTGCATTTGGCTCGTTATATCTCCAAAGTTCCGTAATTCAGTCAGAAAGCTGCTAATTAAATACCTTTTGGCATATAGGTGATTAAAAAGAGGTGTGTGTCCAACTGGGTGAGCTCTAACAGAAGGAAGATTTGCATCACACAGATACAAACACCACTGATGTAGACCAGAATTCACAGTATTTTACCAGCACAAATCACAACATCGCAGGAGAAACTGCCACCGCTACGCTGATGTCTGAAGTCCTTGAATATTACACCATATCAAACTAGTTGCTCTTTCGCTTTCCCAGTTAACGTTCTTTGCTACGGACCAAGGCTGGTTCCACAGAGCAACGAAAGCCTACCCGGCCTCAAAAGCCCAATCCTCATCGCACACTTATCAGCCTGGcccaactttttcttttttttgaaggatCACATCCCTACAGGCGTCAAGGCTACTGgtacatcaaaaaaaaaaaaaaaaaaaaatcacaagttttgGTGGAAGTGGTTAGATCACCACTCACAACAAAACCGTTGATCATACAGGCCAGCAAAGCTATTTGCTAAGCAGCCACCGGAACCCTGCAGAGCCCTCCCGGTTTAATTAAGCCATAGCAGCACGAAACAGGAatttccttctccaaagtgaAAAAGGAGGGCGGGAGGAGAACATTATGGGCTCAGGAGAAAAACTGAGCTTACAAGTGTGTTGGAGTCTCTCTACTCACAGCAGAGACAAAGGAAGATGCCCAGCAATGTCTTTAAAGTAAAGAGAAAATGGGTAATAAATATAAGATGTACCTGTGTGATGAGCAGAGAGAGAGGCCCTGAGACCAGCTACCTGTATCATAACGATGCTTGCTTAAAGATTCAAAGCCTGTTATACTGAACACTAAAGGATTCTACTCCAGGACATACATCACCTTGCTTATAAGCAACGTTAAAAGGACAGTAAAGCAGCAGATGAGAAGtcatttaatttcagtgttagAAGCAACAAATAAATGGACACCACTGCTACAAAACTCCTAGGTTGGAAGAgattgctttcatttaaatagaaggcattatttttattaacactgCATCTTTAATTCAAAACAAAGAGCTATAATTAGCCAAACCAGAAAATATTATTCATacttttgttcttaaaaagaaCTCTACTGACATTCTATCTTCCACGTTCAACCCTTCCCATATGCCTGGTTTTAGAAATACTCTTGTTAAAATACCAGACTTGGGGTTCAAACAGCAAATCTCAAATTTCTCTTGCTCATCTTAACCCCCACAGGACCACCACTATTTCCCTGTGCCTTCACTGCCTTCGGTCGTGAGTTCTCCAGGACAGAGTCCATCGCTTGCTCGTCTGCGTAACGTCCGTACCGCAGCTGAGCTCAGGAATTAAGGCAGGATCTTCCGGCTCTGCTATAGCAGAAGCCCTTGGTTTTGGACTGCGCTGTGCTCTCAGCTCACCACTTTCCCCTCCTGCCACGATGGATTTCTCTGTTCATCTGTTCTCACCGACATCCACAGCCGGCACCGATTAGTGAACCCATACACTACCCGAGGACTCCCAGGCTGAAGAGGATGAGGAACCCTTTAACGACTTCTGAAGACACAGCCAGACACAGTTTTCTCCACATAGCCCAGATTTAAGAATTACTGATTATATTACTCAGTTTAAAAGGATTG
Encoded here:
- the DDA1 gene encoding DET1- and DDB1-associated protein 1 isoform X2, with protein sequence MADFLKGLPVYNKSNFSRFHADSVCKASNRRPSVYLPTREYPSEQIIVTEKTNILLRYLHQQWDKKNAAKKRDQEQVEIEGENSAPPRKIARTDSQDMNEDT
- the DDA1 gene encoding DET1- and DDB1-associated protein 1 isoform X3 codes for the protein MMRTIVCRKLSTLLHTGKADFLKGLPVYNKSNFSRFHADSVCKASNRRPSVYLPTREYPSEQIIVTEKTNILLRYLHQQWDKKNAAKKRDQEQVEIED
- the DDA1 gene encoding DET1- and DDB1-associated protein 1 isoform X1 gives rise to the protein MMRTIVCRKLSTLLHTGKADFLKGLPVYNKSNFSRFHADSVCKASNRRPSVYLPTREYPSEQIIVTEKTNILLRYLHQQWDKKNAAKKRDQEQVEIEGENSAPPRKIARTDSQDMNEDT